The genomic window ACCCCGCCATCGCCGACCGGGTGGAGGCCGCGGTGCGCGTTTCCGAACGGCGCTGGAATCTCCGCCTGCACAATGGCGCCGACGTGCTGCTGCCCGAAGGCCATGAGGAAGCGGCGGTGGAGCGCCTGGCCGCGCTGCACGCGCAGGACCGGCTGCTCGACCGGCCGCTCGCCGTGGTGGACATGCGCCTGCCCGACCGCCTGGTGCTCCGCATGCCGCCCGAGGCCCCCGCCACGCCGCCCGCCACCCCCGCGCAAGCCCGGAGACAACGTGGATGAACGAGATCATTCGCCACGCCGCCGCCGACACCCCGCCCGCGCGCGGCCTGCGCCTGGGCCGTGCCAAGGCCGGCACCTTCGGCGTGCTGGACATCGGCACCACCAAGATCGTCTGCATCATCGCGCGCATCGAGAGCGACGGCACGCCGCGCGCGCTGGGCTTCGGCTGGCAGAAGGCGCGCGGCATCAAGGCGGGTTCCGTCGTGGACATGGAGGAGGCGGAGCGCAGCATCCGCGCCGCCGTGGCCGGCGCCGAGCAGATGGCCGATACGCGGCTGCAGGGCGTCATCGTCAACCTCTCCTGCGGGCAGCCGGGCGGGCGCATCCATCACATCGACTGGCCCATCGGCGGCCGGGCGGTCACGGAGGCCGATCTGCGCTCCATCCTGCAGGAAGGCGTGCGCCGCACCCATGCCGATGGGCGCGAGGTGGTGCACTGCTTCCCCGCGGGCTTCCTGGTGGACGAGACGGGCGGCGTGGAAGACCCGCGCGCCATGGTCTGCGAACGGCTCCAGGCGCGGCTGCATGTGGTGGATGCCGCGAGCCACGCGCTGTTCAATTTGGGCCAGACGCTGCACCGCTGCGAGCTGGAGGCGGAGGAGATGATCGCCTCGCCCTTCGCGGCCGGGCTTGCGACGCTGGTGGATGATGAGCGCGAGCTGGGCGCCATCTGCGTGGACATGGGCGGCGGCACCACCAGCCTCGCCTGCTTCGCCGAGGGGCGGCTGCTGCACACGGCGCAGCTTCCGGTGGGCGGGTGGCAGGTGACGAATGATCTGGCGCGCGTGCTGTCCACCCCCATCAGCCACGCGGAACGGCTGAAGACCATGCATGGCAGCGTCCTCGAATCCGACGAGGACCGGGGCGAGTTGCTGCCCGTGCCCATGGTGGGCGAGGAGGAGGACCAGATCGCGCGCATCCCGCGCGAGATGATCGTGAAGATCATGCGCCCGCGCCTGGAGGAATCCTTTGAATTGCTGCGCGACCGGCTGGAGGCCTCGGGCCTGCCCATGGAGATGCGCCGCCGCGTGGTGCTGACGGGTGGTGCGTCACAGGTGATCGGCGTGCGCGAACTCGCCGCCCGTGTGCTGGGCAAGCCCGTGACGGTGCGCCTCGGCCGCCCGCGAATCGTGCGCGGCCTGCCGGAGACGGCGGCGGGGCCGGCCTTCGCCAGCTGCATCGGTCTGCTGGCCTGGGCCGCGGGCGAGGGGCGCCCGCTGCTCGACATCACGCCGGGTCCGGCGGCGCCGAAGGGCGTGGTGGCGCGTGCCTTCGCCTGGTTGCGCGAAAGATTGTAGAAAAGCGAATCCACGGCCTGTGGATTATGTGGAACACGGGGATGAGTGCGGCGGGAGGGGGAGACGCGACTCGCCGCACGCGTCTAGACTCGAGGGGAGGAGATCCGAGGCCATGACGTTGAACCTGACTCTGCCAGTGACGCAGCACACCGATTTCTCGCCCCGGATCGCCGTGATCGGCATCGGCGGCGGCGGCACCAATGCCGTGAACAACATGATCAACCTGGGCCTCGAGGGGGTTGATTTCATCGTCGCCAACACCGACGCGCAGTCGCTGGTGAACAGCCGCGCGGAGCGCCGCGTGCAGCTCGGCCCGCACCTGACGCAGGGGCTGGGCGCGGGCGCGAAGCCCGAGATCGGCCGCGCCGCCGCCGAGGAGGCGATGGACGAGCTGGCCCGCCACCTCGAGGGCTGCCACATGGTCTTCGTCACCGCCGGCATGGGCGGTGGCACGGGCACGGGGGCCGCGCCCGTCGTGGCGCGCATGGCGCGCGAGCGCGGCATCCTGACCGTGGGCGTGGTGACGCGGCCCTTCGACTTCGAAGGGCCCAAGCGCAAGCGCGCCGCCGACCAGGGCCTCGATGAGCTGCAGCAATTCGTGGACACGCT from Roseococcus microcysteis includes these protein-coding regions:
- the ftsA gene encoding cell division protein FtsA, with the translated sequence MNEIIRHAAADTPPARGLRLGRAKAGTFGVLDIGTTKIVCIIARIESDGTPRALGFGWQKARGIKAGSVVDMEEAERSIRAAVAGAEQMADTRLQGVIVNLSCGQPGGRIHHIDWPIGGRAVTEADLRSILQEGVRRTHADGREVVHCFPAGFLVDETGGVEDPRAMVCERLQARLHVVDAASHALFNLGQTLHRCELEAEEMIASPFAAGLATLVDDERELGAICVDMGGGTTSLACFAEGRLLHTAQLPVGGWQVTNDLARVLSTPISHAERLKTMHGSVLESDEDRGELLPVPMVGEEEDQIARIPREMIVKIMRPRLEESFELLRDRLEASGLPMEMRRRVVLTGGASQVIGVRELAARVLGKPVTVRLGRPRIVRGLPETAAGPAFASCIGLLAWAAGEGRPLLDITPGPAAPKGVVARAFAWLRERL